Proteins encoded by one window of Puntigrus tetrazona isolate hp1 chromosome 17, ASM1883169v1, whole genome shotgun sequence:
- the LOC122361973 gene encoding fibronectin type 3 and ankyrin repeat domains protein 1-like isoform X2: protein MDPKTHMYSTVYIGYSTHHLVEGLESSTSYNFRLRATRASGECSLSPVVSVFTTREPFSGKNLHQAVNREDEEELSAVLQSGMVDVDVYDKMGFTPLMVAAQKGFTNLVDILLKHGADINKRDSTGKDSLMQACFAGHLNTVKYLRNCGSTWQSRDTDGCSPLHWAVDGGHLPVITYMIQDGSEVDVMDKVSLWTPLMRVSAISGNAAVASVLLQAGADVNVRDKAGKTPLMVAVLNNHVELVKLLLDSGADHHMKNEYGAGAADMAKAFGRQSIIKLLDNISLEDRLTSVRQFCYGDEK from the exons ATGGACCCCAAAACACACATGTACAGCACTGTATACAT AGGATACAGCACCCACCATCTTGTAGAGGGCTTGGAATCCAGCACCTCATATAATTTTAGGCTGAGGGCCACCAGAGCCTCAGGGGAGTGCAGCCTCAGCCCCGTGGTCTCTGTCTTCACCACCC GAGAGCCTTTCAGTGGAAAGAACCTCCACCAGGCTGTGAAcagagaggatgaggaggagctGAGCGCAGTTCTGCAGTCAGG AATGGTCGACGTGGATGTTTATGACAAAATGGGCTTCACCCCTCTCATGGTGGCAGCACAGAAAGGTTTCACCAA tttagtggacattttattaaagcatgGAGCTGATATTAACAAGAGAGACAGCACTGGAAAAGACAG TCTAATGCAGGCCTGTTTTGCTGGTCACCTGAACACAGTGAAGTATCTGCGTAACTGCGGCTCCACATGGCAGTCCCGAGACACGGACGGCTGCTCGCCGCTCCACTGGGCTGTGGATGGAGGACACCTGCCTGTCATTACGTATATGATCCAGGATGGAAGTGAG GTGGATGTTATGGATAAAGTGTCTCTCTGGACTCCTCTCATGCGTGTGTCAGCCATCAGTGGAAACGCTGCGGTCGCCTCCGTCCTCCTCCAGGCTGGAGCTGATGTAAACGTTCGTGACAAAGCTGGCAAGACACCACTAATG GTCGCTGTGCTAAATAACCATGTGGAGCTGGTGAAACTTCTGCTTGACAGCGGGGCAGATCACCACATGAAGAACGAG TATGGAGCAGGTGCAGCGGATATGGCTAAAGCATTTGGGAGACAG AGCATCATAAAGTTGCTGGATAATATAAGCTTGGAAGATCGACTGACATCAGTGAGACAATTCTGTTATGGAGACGAGAAATGA
- the LOC122361973 gene encoding fibronectin type 3 and ankyrin repeat domains protein 1-like isoform X1 yields the protein MNPAKYPELTLVIGNVTHHSIELIWKNEENKPQNGPPACRTRFSVEQMDPKTHMYSTVYIGYSTHHLVEGLESSTSYNFRLRATRASGECSLSPVVSVFTTREPFSGKNLHQAVNREDEEELSAVLQSGMVDVDVYDKMGFTPLMVAAQKGFTNLVDILLKHGADINKRDSTGKDSLMQACFAGHLNTVKYLRNCGSTWQSRDTDGCSPLHWAVDGGHLPVITYMIQDGSEVDVMDKVSLWTPLMRVSAISGNAAVASVLLQAGADVNVRDKAGKTPLMVAVLNNHVELVKLLLDSGADHHMKNEYGAGAADMAKAFGRQSIIKLLDNISLEDRLTSVRQFCYGDEK from the exons ATGAACCCAG CAAAATATCCAGAACTTACTCTTGTGATTGGGAACGTAACTCACCATAGTATCGAGCTGATCTGGAAGAACGAAGAGAACAAACCTCAAAATGGCCCTCCTGCATGCCGGACCCGCTTCTCTGTAGAGCAAATGGACCCCAAAACACACATGTACAGCACTGTATACAT AGGATACAGCACCCACCATCTTGTAGAGGGCTTGGAATCCAGCACCTCATATAATTTTAGGCTGAGGGCCACCAGAGCCTCAGGGGAGTGCAGCCTCAGCCCCGTGGTCTCTGTCTTCACCACCC GAGAGCCTTTCAGTGGAAAGAACCTCCACCAGGCTGTGAAcagagaggatgaggaggagctGAGCGCAGTTCTGCAGTCAGG AATGGTCGACGTGGATGTTTATGACAAAATGGGCTTCACCCCTCTCATGGTGGCAGCACAGAAAGGTTTCACCAA tttagtggacattttattaaagcatgGAGCTGATATTAACAAGAGAGACAGCACTGGAAAAGACAG TCTAATGCAGGCCTGTTTTGCTGGTCACCTGAACACAGTGAAGTATCTGCGTAACTGCGGCTCCACATGGCAGTCCCGAGACACGGACGGCTGCTCGCCGCTCCACTGGGCTGTGGATGGAGGACACCTGCCTGTCATTACGTATATGATCCAGGATGGAAGTGAG GTGGATGTTATGGATAAAGTGTCTCTCTGGACTCCTCTCATGCGTGTGTCAGCCATCAGTGGAAACGCTGCGGTCGCCTCCGTCCTCCTCCAGGCTGGAGCTGATGTAAACGTTCGTGACAAAGCTGGCAAGACACCACTAATG GTCGCTGTGCTAAATAACCATGTGGAGCTGGTGAAACTTCTGCTTGACAGCGGGGCAGATCACCACATGAAGAACGAG TATGGAGCAGGTGCAGCGGATATGGCTAAAGCATTTGGGAGACAG AGCATCATAAAGTTGCTGGATAATATAAGCTTGGAAGATCGACTGACATCAGTGAGACAATTCTGTTATGGAGACGAGAAATGA
- the LOC122361971 gene encoding putative pre-mRNA-splicing factor ATP-dependent RNA helicase DHX32, which produces MEMELSTDVEKLSETSETQDIDTDDVLELNQFDGLPFSSRYYKLLRERKGLPVWGAKCEFMDSLMSSQIVIVTGTAKTGQSTQIPQWCAEFCLSAQYQNGMVVCTQIHQQSTVELALRVADEMDVNIGNEVGYSIPLQTCCSHDTVLRYCTDDVLLREMMSDPLLEQCGVVVIDQAQERTVSTDLLLGLLKDVLLTRPELRLVILTAPRSAEKLLRHYGSVPQIRLDAPQPCQVVYGSGRGGVKDYLCSALRLALEIHQNQKHGDIVTFLATEQEIECAHAILRREGANLALSHGELVPVSLCPEQGDSPSMLSEESKSRRVFLTCSPSEDLFWAVHSIRFVIDAGVQKRYVYNPRIRANSIVIRPISKSQAESRKQLAGPTGKCFCLYQEDTSLPAESVPHILESDITSTVLFLKRMEIAGLSHCDFIDRPDPEGLMQALEELDYLAALDDDGNLSEIGIIMSEFPLEPQMAKTLLASCEFDCVSEVLTVAAMLTAPSCFLTPPVELRQKALLCHQRFQHTDGDHFTLINIFNAYKYAKEGPYSNVERWCEDHFLSLSALQTADAMRSELTEILKRLELPVSLPAFGSKSNSLNIKRALLAGFFMQVARDIDGSGNYFMLTHKHVAQIHPLSGYGTEMHKKNLPEWVLYHEHTLSENNCVRTVSQISAHEFVQMAPQYFFYNLPPSESKDLLQHVIDHGSAAPSKGKRKGQKPSSPASEEQSHERCTIQ; this is translated from the exons ATGGAGATGGAGCTATCAACAGATGTGGAGAAACTATCCGAAACCAGCGAAACTCAGGATATCGACACGGATGATGTGCTGGAGCTAAACCAGTTCGACGGGCTCCCTTTTTCTTCAAGATATTACAAGCtgttgagagaaagaaaaggtcTGCCGGTGTGGGGAGCGAAATGCGAGTTCATGGACAGTTTGATGAGCAGCCAGATCGTGATAGTTACTGGCACAGCTAAAACAGGACAAAGCACTCAG ATCCCTCAGTGGTGTGCAGAGTTTTGCCTGTCCGCGCAGTACCAGAACGGCATGGTAGTGTGCACTCAGATCCATCAACAGAGCACGGTGGAGCTGGCCCTCCGTGTGGCCGATGAGATGGATGTCAACATCGGCAATGAGGTTGGATACAGCATCCCGCTTCAGACCTGCTGCTCCCACGACACCGTCCTGAG ATACTGCACAGACGACGTGCTGCTCCGGGAAATGATGTCGGACCCCCTCTTGGAGCAGTGCGGGGTGGTGGTCATTGATCAGGCCCAGGAACGCACCGTCAGCACAGACCTGCTCCTCGGGCTGCTCAAGGACGTGCTCCTCACGCGGCCAGAGCTCAGGCTGGTCATCCTCACCGCCCCTCGCTCTGCTGAGAAACTGCTGCGCCACTACGGGAGCGTCCCTCAGATCCGGCTGGATGCGCCGCAGCCGTGCCAGGTGGTGTACGGTAGTGGGAGAGGAGGTGTGAAGGACTACCTCTGCTCGGCTCTTAGACTGGCTCTGGAGATACATCAGAATCAAAAGCATGGAGACATTGTGACATTTCTGGCAACTGAGCAA GAGATTGAATGCGCCCATGCCATTTTGCGGAGAGAGGGTGCCAATCTTGCTCTGTCTCATGGCGAGCTGGTGCCGGTGTCTCTGTGCCCTGAGCAAGGAGACAGTCCCTCAATGCTCTCTGAAGAGAGCAAGAGTAGGAGAGTCTTCCTCACCTGCAGCCCCAGTGAAGATTTGTTCTGGGCCGTTCACAGCATTCGCTTTGTGATTGATGCTGGAGTGCAAAAAAGATAT GTGTACAATCCTAGAATCAGAGCCAATTCTATTGTTATTCGACCAATCAGCAAGAGCCAAGCGGAGAGCCGCAAACAACTTGCAGGCCCAACAG GCAAGTGTTTCTGTTTGTATCAAGAGGACACATCACTTCCTGCTGAGAGTGTCCCTCATATTCTTGAGTCTGACATCACTTCCACTGTGCTCTTCCTGAAGCGCATGGAAATTGCCGGCCTGAGCCACTGCGACTTCATTGACAGACCAG ATCCAGAAGGCCTGATGCAAGCTTTAGAAGAACTTGATTATCTTGCTGCTTTGGATGACGACGGAAATCTGTCCGAGATTGGAATTATCATGTCAGAGTTTCCTCTGGAGCCACAGATGGCTAAGACTTTGCTTGCGTCTTGCGAATTTGACTGTGTGAGCGAAGTGCTGACCGTAGCTGCAATGTTAACAG CTCCGAGCTGTTTCCTTACACCCCCAGTGGAACTGAGACAGAAGGCCTTACTGTGTCATCAGAGGTTCCAGCATACAGATGGAGACCACTTCACTCTTATCAACATCTTTAACGCTTACAAATATGCTAAGGAAGGGCCAT ACTCTAATGTGGAACGGTGGTGTGAAGACCATTTCCTCAGTCTGTCTGCGCTTCAGACGGCCGATGCGATGCGCTCTGAGCTAACAGAAATCCTGAAACGGCTAGAGCTGCCAGTGTCTTTACCTGCCTTTGGCTCTAAAAGCAACAGCTTGAACATCAAACGTGCCCTACTAGCTGGCTTCTTCATGCAG GTGGCGAGGGACATTGACGGGTCAGGGAATTACTTCATGCTGACCCATAAACACGTGGCTCAGATCCACCCCCTGTCTGGCTACGGAACCGAGATGCACAAGAAGAACCTACCGGAATGGGTTCTGTACCATGAGCACACGCTCTCAGAGAACAACTGTGTCAGAACCGTCTCTCAGATCTCAGCGCATGA GTTCGTTCAGATGGCGCCGCAGTATTTCTTCTACAACCTGCCACCTAGCGAGAGCAAAGACCTGCTGCAGCACGTTATCGATCACGGTTCAGCTGCTCCATCTAAAGGCAAAAGAAAAGGCCAGAAGCCCAGCAGCCCCGCCAGTGAAGAGCAGAGCCATGAGCGCTGTACCATACAGTGA
- the LOC122361666 gene encoding LOW QUALITY PROTEIN: Krueppel-like factor 11 (The sequence of the model RefSeq protein was modified relative to this genomic sequence to represent the inferred CDS: inserted 2 bases in 2 codons), producing MSTRQFSNMEELCGGARMEVCEDFLEGKKHSEHSPCSGLEYNDLEAAEALVYMSFWSQMSPKPNAFKPRPLTPASDSCDSLLHPEPPETPKDFVSLSSLCMTPPHSPSFTDTXPAPHQCQPPPAGPALSQPPSPRSSCPTMASIAQMPSSGHPTDKTAPPPCRAMATSVIRHTADSSLYQNIPQAVHPQKTEKAPSSHQPETETPTGGTCQNSSRLLFKADKPSITSSPQSXAPTSSPPIICQMFPVAQPGVISATFIQKPSPGVKSILPQPLLMGSPVPQGTVMFVMPQSPVSSAPQCQQTVMTLGNTKLLPLAPAPVFVPSGQSSATQVDFSRRRNYVCNFPGCRKTYFKSSHLKAHLRTHTGEKPFSCNWEGCDKKFARSDELSRHRRTHTGEKKFVCPVCDRRFMRSDHLTKHARRHMTTKKIPSWQTEVRNLNKISAAKALPAGTALPVSMLLPASN from the exons ATGTCAACACGTCAGTTTTCTAACATGGAGGAATTATGCGGG GGAGCTCGGATGGAGGTCTGTGAGGATTTTCTGGAGGGGAAGAAGCACAGTGAGCACTCTCCGTGCAGTGGTCTGGAATACAATGATCTGGAGGCTGCTGAAGCTCTGGTCTATATGAGCTTCTGGAGTCAGATGTCTCCAAAACCCAATGCCTTCAAACCTCGCCCTCTCACTCCAGCGTCAGACTCCTGCGATTCCCTCCTGCACCCCGAACCGCCGGAGACCCCGAAGGACTTTGTCTCGCTCTCTTCACTG TGCATGACCCCACCACACAGCCCCAGCTTTACTGACA CTCCAGCACCACATCAGTGCCAGCCCCCTCCCGCTGGCCCGGCCCTGTCCCAGCCTCCCAGTCCGAGATCTTCATGCCCTACCATGGCCTCCATCGCACAGATGCCCTCTTCTGGGCACCCCACAGACAAGACCGCACCCCCGCCTTGCAGAGCAATGGCAACCAGTGTAATACGCCACACAGCCGACAGCTCTTTATACCAGAACATTCCACAAGCTGTTCACCCACAAAAGACTGAGAAAGCTCCTTCTTCCCACCAACCCGAGACCGAAACCCCTACAGGAGGCACGTGCCAAAACAGCAGCAGACTGCTTTTTAAGGCGGACAAGCCCTCCATTACATCATCTCCTCAGT CCGCCCCAACCTCCAGTCCGCCAATCATTTGCCAGATGTTCCCAGTGGCCCAACCCGGAGTCATCTCAGCCACGTTTATTCAGAAGCCCAGCCCTGGGGTAAAATCTATCTTACCGCAGCCTCTCCTGATGGGTTCGCCAGTGCCTCAGGGGACGGTGATGTTCGTGATGCCCCAGTCCCCGGTGTCTTCGGCTCCACAGTGCCAACAGACTGTTATGACCCTAGGCAACACCAAGCTCCTCCCTCTGGCTCCCGCACCTGTATTCGTGCCTTCGGGACAGAGCAGCGCCACGCAGGTCGACTTTTCACGCAGGCGCAACTACGTCTGCAATTTCCCAGGCTGTCGGAAGACCTATTTCAAAAGCTCTCACCTAAAGGCGCATCTCAGAACCCACACAG GGGAAAAACCTTTTAGTTGCAACTGGGAAGGATGCGATAAGAAATTCGCTCGATCTGACGAGCTCTCCCGGCATCGGCGAACGCACACGGGCGAGAAGAAGTTTGTCTGTCCGGTGTGCGACCGGCGGTTCATGCGCAGCGATCATCTCACCAAGCACGCACGGCGACACATGACCACCAAGAAGATCCCGTCTTGGCAAACAGAGGTGCGGAACCTCAACAAGATCTCCGCAGCCAAGGCCTTGCCCGCTGGCACAGCGCTACCGGTCAGCATGCTGCTGCCGGCCTCGAACTAA